The Pieris rapae chromosome 16, ilPieRapa1.1, whole genome shotgun sequence genome includes a region encoding these proteins:
- the LOC110998679 gene encoding zinc finger protein SNAI2, producing the protein MLVEDQSARAMLTKKYAHCPLKKRPVMVREERPATPPTTPPHPAHMPTRLYYDYNHCDMENDEPQNLSTKPEDLSKTGNYPSKASSPVAAAAVKLEPREWSQQLEYLAACRARLEPTELARPTPHYPYLPTLYPTYPMEDLYPAAPALSPPTQMYSRYSPASPPSSCSPPPCPEDLRSPGSVSSDSGVSVSAPRRPRYQCPDCAKSYSTYSGLSKHQQYHCAAAEGSLARKSFSCKYCAKVYTSLGALKMHIRTHTLPCKCHLCGKAFSRPWLLQGHIRTHTGEKPFSCHHCRRAFADRSNLRAHLQTHSDVKKYSCSGCGKTFSRMSLLSKHLEGGCGAPATSPYEYRPETLPTGHPHQALQSTAPVHVY; encoded by the exons ATGCTTGTTGAAGATCAATCGGCTCGTGCTATGTTAACCAAGAAGTATGCGCATTGTCCGCTGAAGAAGCGGCCGGTAATGGTGCGGGAGGAGCGGCCGGCGACGCCGCCCACCACACCGCCCCACCCCGCCCACATGCCCACCAGACTTTACTACGATTACAATcatt GTGATATGGAAAATGATGAACCACAAAATTTGAGCACAAAACCAGAGGATTTATCCAAGACTGGGAATTACCCTAGCAAAGCTTCATCACCAGTAGCAGCGGCTGCCGTAAAGTTGGAGCCACGGGAATGGTCCCAAcaattggaatacttggcagCATGTCGTGCTCGCCTGGAGCCCACCGAGCTCGCCCGACCCACACCACACTATCCATACCTGCCCACACTATATCCCACATATCCCATGGAAGATCTCTACCCCGCCGCCCCCGCGCTATCTCCGCCAACGCAAATGTACTCGCGGTACTCTCCAGCGTCACCTCCATCATCATGTTCTCCACCTCCCTGTCCCGAAGACTTACGATCCCCTGGATCCGTGTCATCAGACTCAGGCGTGTCAGTATCAGCTCCCCGTCGTCCACGCTACCAATGCCCCGACTGTGCAAAATCTTATTCCACATACTCTGGGCTCTCCAAACACCAACAGTACCACTGCGCTGCAGCGGAAGGAAGTTTAGCAAGAAAATCATTCAGCTGCAAATACTGCGCCAAGGTTTACACATCTCTTGGAGCACTGAAGATGCATATCAGGACACACACGTTGCCGTGTAAATGTCACTTATGCGGCAAAGCCTTTTCGAGACCCTGGTTACTACAAGGACACATTCGCACTCACACCGGAGAGAAACCATTCTCGTGCCACCATTGCCGCAGAGCGTTTGCAGACAGGTCGAATCTACGCGCACACCTGCAAACTCATTCTGATGTCAAAAAGTACTCGTGTTCCGGATGcggaaaaacattttcaagaATGTCACTCCTGAGTAAACACTTAGAAGGTGGATGTGGTGCGCCAGCTACATCCCCATATGAATACAGACCTGAAACTCTTCCTACGGGTCACCCTCACCAAGCTCTTCAGTCGACAGCCCCAGTTCACGTCTATTAA